A window of Acetomicrobium sp. S15 = DSM 107314 genomic DNA:
GAAGAAGACCGTTTTCTCATCTCCAAAGGAGAACTCAAAAACCGGATATGCGTCCTTCTCGGAGGCAGGGTGGCTGAGGAGCTGTATTGTGACGACATAACGACCGGGGCTCAGAACGACCTTGAGAGAGCCACTCAAATAGCCAGAGAGATGGTGACGGAGTTCGGCATGAGCGATCGCCTCGGCCCGGTTCGTCTCGGCCGCAAGCAGCACGAGGTCTTCCTTGGGCGCGACATCATGGAAGATCGCAATTACAGCGAGGAAATAGCCTATGCCATCGATCAGGAACTGCGGAGCATCATTGACGATTGCTACAAGATCGTGCGCACCATCTTGACTGAGCAGGGCGAAGCGCTCAAAGAGGTGACCAAAGAGCTCTTGGCCCGTGAAGTTCTGGAAGGTGAGGAATTGGATAAGCTATTGGAAGGCATCGAAACCAAAAAGGGCGAAGGGATGGTCGCCTCTGAGGGCAAGATGAGATCCAACCTGAAAACCGATACCCCTAAGCGGGATGGATGGAGACCATCTGTTGAGCCGGCTTGAGCCTTCGAGGTTTTTGCGTTTCTTTAGTGTTTAGTTAAAGAGGATCGTTTGTTTATGGATGAGGATCGTTTTGTAATACAAGCCCCATGGCCTCCTGCAGGCGATCAGCCGAAAGCGATTGAGGCCTTGATCGAGGGACTCGACAGGGAAGAGCGATTTCAGACTTTAATGGGGGTAACTGGAAGCGGCAAAACTTTCACAATAGCAAATGTCATAGCTGCCATTCAGCGTCCCACCTTAGTAATAGCTCATAATAAGACGCTGGCTGCGCAGCTATACAGCGAATTCAGGGAATTTTTCCCCCATAACGCTGTCCATTATTTTGTCAGCTACTACGACTATTATCAACCTGAGGCATATGTCCCAGAGCATGACCTTTATATAGAAAAAGATGCCTCCATAAATGAGCGCATAGAGAAATTGCGCCTTGCCACGACGAAGTCCTTGCTGGAACGGCGAGATGTCATTGTCGTGGCAAGTGTGTCGTGTATATATGGGTTGGGCAAGCGCAAGGCTTACGAGGAAGTTGTGATGCGCTTTTCCGCCGGAGAGCGGTGGGGGCGCAGGCGTTTCATGGAAAAACTTTTGGAGAACTACTATGTGAGAAATGACCTCGTCCTCGAACCCGGAAATTTCAGGGTGCGAGGGGACGTGGTAGAGGTTTATCCGGCTTATAGCGACAGCGCGCTCAGGATAGCCTTCTTCGACGACGAGATAGAGACGATAGAGGAGTTCGATCCTTTGACCGGAAAGAGGGTCGAAAAGAAGGAAAGGGCGGCCGTATATCCAGCTCAGCACTACGTAACCTCGAGCGCTGCCATAGCCGATGCTTTGCTTTTGATAGAAGAAGAACTGAAGCTTCGTGTTGCGCAATTGCAGTCCGAAGGCAAGCTCGTCGAGGCCCAACGTTTGGAGGCGCGTACCCGATATGACATGGAGATGATGGCCGAGGTTGGCTATTGCTCCGGAATAGAGAACTACTCGCGCTATCTCGACGGAAGAGCTCCGGGCGAACCGCCTGGGACGCTGCTCGATTTCTTCCCTCACGACTTTCTCATGGTGATAGACGAGTCTCACATCACGGTGCCGCAGATCCAGGGCATGTACAACGGCGACAGAGCTCGAAAAGAGACGTTAGTCGCCCACGGATTTCGCCTCCCCTCCTGTCTCGATAACCGGCCCTTGCGATGGGAGGAGTTTATGCAGTATATGAGGCAGGTTATCTTCGTCTCCGCCACCCCGGGGGATTGGGAGTTGGAAGTTTCATCGCAAGTGGTTGAACAGATAGTGCGCCCAACAGGCGTCCTCGACCCCGTTGTGGAGGTCGTGCCGGCCAAGAACCAGGTTGACGACCTCATCGACAGGCTGCGTTCTGTGACCGAAAAGGGAGAGAGAGCGCTGGTTACGACGCTCACGAAGCGCTCGGCCGAAGATATGGCCGAGTATCTGGCGGACCTCGGCTTCAAAGTGCGATATATCCATTCGGAGCTCGATACGTTTGAAAGGGCTGAAGCCATAAGAGACCTGCGCATGGGCGAGATAAGCGTATTAGTCGGCGTCAACCTGCTGAGAGAGGGCTTGGACCTGCCTGAGGTAACCTTAGTGGCCATACTCGATGCCGACAGGGAAGGCTTCTTGCGCTCGGGCCGCTCTCTCATCCAAATGATAGGTCGAGCGGCGCGGAATACGGCGAGCACCGTTGTCCTCTACGCCGATGAGGAAACGGGTGGTATCCGTCGTGCCGTGGAGGAGACCAGGCGCAGGAGAAAGATCCAAGAGCGATATAACGAAGAACACGGCATAGTGCCGGAGACGATAAAAAAGGCGGTAGTATCGTTTCTTCCTGCCGAACTGAACCCTTCAAGCTTTATCGGTAAAAAAGCACCCCCGAGAGAAAGTTTGGAAGAGATGTCTGTAGCCGAATTGGAGCGCATTATGTGGGAAGCCGTGGAACGGCTCAATTTCGAGGAAGCGGCCAAAGTGCGCGATCTTATAGCTCAAAAGAGGGGAGGTGACTGGCGGCGTGTCGCAGTGGATCGAAGTGATAGGCGCAAGGCAACACAACCTAAAAGACATCGACGTGCGCATTCCTCGAGATAGGCTTGTGGTAATAACCGGTCCTTCCGGGTCGGGCAAATCGTCCCTCGCTTTCGACACCATCTATGCCGAAGGACAACGCCGCTATGTAGAGTCCCTTTCTGCCTACGCTCGCCAATTTCTGGGCGTACAGGATAAACCTGATGTGGACGATATTTCCGGCCTCTCGCCCGCGATATCGATAGAACAGAAGGGCGTCTCTCACAATCCTCGTTCCACCGTAGGGACTGTGACCGAGATATACGACTATCTGCGCCTTCTCTTCGGACGGGCAGGTGTGCCGTATTGTCCGAAATGTGGCAGACCGGTACGCCGTCACACTCTGGACCAAATAGTGGACCTCATTCTGGATCAATACGAGGGGCATCGCCTTGAGATACTATCTCCCTTGGTCCGCGGGAAAAAGGGAGAATTTAAAAATCTATTCTTGCAGCTTCGCCAAAAGGGGTTCCTTCGAATTCGCGTCGATGGGGTCGTCTACTGGCTTGAAGATGAAATTCCCTTGGATAAAAACCAGAGGCATTCTATCGAGGTGGTAATTGACAGGCTGCAGGTGCAGAAGGAGAAGAGAGATCGGTTAAGCGAAGGCGTGGAATCCGCCTTGAGAGAGAGTGAAGGTTTTATCCTTTTATTGATAGATGGTGAAAGAGAGGAACTTCTGACGGAGAATTACGTCTGCCCGAGCTGTTCCATATCGCTGCCGGAGGTGGAGCCTCGCCTGTTTTCCTTCAATAGTCCCTATGGAGCTTGTCCGTCTTGCTCCGGTCTCGGCAGTTATCAGTACTTTTCAGCCGACTTAGCTGTCGATCCCGAGCGTTCGGTCCTCGAAGGGGCACTCCTTCCGTGGAAGACGAGCCACTATATGCTGCGCAGGTTGGAAGCGCTCGCAAGATATAAGGGCTGGAATTTGAACCCTCCTTTTCGCGAACTTCCCAAAGAAGTGCAGGACGCGATCCTGAACGGCACCCCGGACCGCTTGCCGATGACGTACAGGGAAAGAGGAGAGGAGTATTCGTATATAGGGCGGTACGAAGGGTTACTGCCATGGCTTGAGCGCCGCTTTAACGAGACGGAATCGGACGCGATACGCGACGAACTGGCCACCTATCGTGCCGAAGACGTGTGCGAGACATGCAAGGGATTGCGCCTGCGCCAAGAGGCGCTCTCTGTGCGGATAGGCGATTACACCATCGGAGATTGGGTCTCTATGCCGGTTCAGGCGCTCTTGGGCCATCTTGAGAGGGTGAAATTTCCCTCGTCGGATTGGTTGATCGCGGAGCAAGTGGTAAAAGAGGTCAAAAAGCGCCTTTCCTTTATGGTCGATGTGGGAGTAGGCTACCTCACTCTTTCGCGAAGGGCCGATACGCTTAGCGGCGGCGAAAGTCAGCGCATCAGATTGGCTACGCAAATAGGCTCTAAGCTCTCTGGTGTGTTGTATGTGCTCGATGAGCCGACCATAGGCCTCCACCCTCGAGATACGGGCCGGCTCCTCAATACGCTGCGTTCCATCCGCGACCTGGGCAATACTGTCATCGTCGTCGAGCACGACAGAGACGTCATGACGGCTGCCGACTTCCTCGTGGAGATGGGCCCTGGAGCTGGCGAAATGGGGGGCAGGATCACGGCAGTCGGCACGCCTGAGGAGGTAATGGAAAGTGTCCGTTCTTTGAGCGGGCCATACCTGACGGGCGAGAGCTCCGGAGTGGTGAAACCCCCTCATGGTGTACGAAAGCCTTCGGGATGGCTAAAGGTTTTAGACGCATCGGAGCACAACCTAAAGCATGTAGATCTGTCTATACCATTAGGCGTCTTTGCCTGCATAAGCGGCGTTTCTGGATCGGGAAAGAGCACGCTCATGTACGATGTGCTTTACAGGGGGCTCAGACGTAAGCTCGACAGGAACTTCAGAGAAAGGGCGGGGGCGCATCGCGATATCGTGGGTTTCGAAGGCATCAAGAAGGTAGTCCTCGTCGATCAAAGTCCCATCGGCAGAACTCCTCGGTCCAATCCGGCCACCTACACCGGAGTCTTTACCCCCATAAGGGAGTTTTTTGCCCAGCTCCCCGAAGCCAAGCTTCGGGGGTACGGTCCGGGGCGCTTCAGCTTCAACGTCAAAGGAGGGCGATGCGAGGCCTGTCGCGGAGAGGGGAAGATGCGCGTTTCCATGCTCTTCATGCCCGACGTGTATGTGACCTGCGAGGTCTGCGGCGGCAAGCGCTATAACAAAGAGACGCTCGAGGTGCGTTATAAGGGTTTGAGCATTGCGGATGTGCTTGAGCTCACAGTAGATGAGGCCCTTGAGTTATTCAAAGACATACCGAGCATCGCATCCAAGATGAAAGTGATTCAAGAAGCCGGTTTAGGATATATTCGCCTCGGTCAGCCAGCTACTACGTTGAGCGGCGGCGAGGCACAGAGGGTAAAGCTTTCATACGAACTCAGCAAGCGCTTCACCGGTTCAATTTTATATCTTTTGGATGAACCGACGACGGGACTGCATTACCTGGATGTCAAAAAACTCCTCATCCTTCTCCATAAGCTCGTAGATCAGGGCAACTCGCTGCTCGTCATAGAACACAATTTGGATGTCCTGGCCTCGTCGGATTACGTCATAGACCTGGGACCAGAAGGTGGAGACGAAGGAGGATATGTAGTTGCAGAGGGAACCCCAGAGGAAGTCGCTTCCGGCGGAGTGGGGTATACGGCAGAGCACCTGGCGCGCTTCTTTGGACAGTTGAAGGTGGCTGTCTCTTGAGAAAACCCTTCGAAGTCGGAGATCTCTGTTTCGGTCGTCATCCCGTTTTGGATCTATTGAGGGCCGACCCCAAGCGTTGCCTTAAGTTATATCTGTCTCGCTCGGCAGAGGAGCCCTTCCGCCGGCGCGTCATCGCTATGGCCAAAGGCGGGGGAATACCCGTGCAGTATGTAGAGATGTCCTTTCTTGACCGCTTAGCGCCCCTGTCAGTCCATCAAGGCGTGGTCGCACGGGTGGCGCCGGTCACACTTCTTGACTTCTGGGAATTCGTGGAGGACATTCCGCCTTCGCCCGAACCATTGCTCGTCGTCTTGTTGGATCACGTGAAAGACCCACAAAATTTGGGGGCCATCGTAAGGACGGCGGAAGCTTGTGGCGCTGCCGGCCTCCTGCTTCCTAAGCGCAGGGCCGCTCTTCCCACGGGGAGTGTAGTCAAGGCGAGCGCGGGTGCCGTCTTTCGCGTGCCTATCGTGTCCATTGTTAACGTCGCCAGAGCGATAGGCGATTTGCAGGAGCTTGGGTTCTTTAGCGTCGGGCTCGACGCTGCGGGGGAAAGATCTCTCTTTGCCGGGTCTCTGCCCGAGAGGTTGCTTTTGGTTATCGGGGAAGAATCGGGCCTTAGTAGGCTTGCGAAAGAGCACTGTGATGAAATTAGGAAGATTCCTATGCGCGGGAAGGGCGAATCTCTCAATGTCTCCGTCGCGGCTTCCATAGGTATGTATGAATGGTTTCGAGCCAGAGAAAGCACCTCCTGATTATATCATGATATAATATTAACATCTAAGACAAGAGGAGGGACGGTGCACTCCTTGAAGAGATGGATCGTCGCGTTGATATGGCTATCTTGCCTGGCATATTTTGCAGATATGGCATTTTTCTTCCCGCATCGATGGCAGGAAAGTCTTGTCTACGGCAGCGGG
This region includes:
- the uvrB gene encoding excinuclease ABC subunit UvrB; translation: MDEDRFVIQAPWPPAGDQPKAIEALIEGLDREERFQTLMGVTGSGKTFTIANVIAAIQRPTLVIAHNKTLAAQLYSEFREFFPHNAVHYFVSYYDYYQPEAYVPEHDLYIEKDASINERIEKLRLATTKSLLERRDVIVVASVSCIYGLGKRKAYEEVVMRFSAGERWGRRRFMEKLLENYYVRNDLVLEPGNFRVRGDVVEVYPAYSDSALRIAFFDDEIETIEEFDPLTGKRVEKKERAAVYPAQHYVTSSAAIADALLLIEEELKLRVAQLQSEGKLVEAQRLEARTRYDMEMMAEVGYCSGIENYSRYLDGRAPGEPPGTLLDFFPHDFLMVIDESHITVPQIQGMYNGDRARKETLVAHGFRLPSCLDNRPLRWEEFMQYMRQVIFVSATPGDWELEVSSQVVEQIVRPTGVLDPVVEVVPAKNQVDDLIDRLRSVTEKGERALVTTLTKRSAEDMAEYLADLGFKVRYIHSELDTFERAEAIRDLRMGEISVLVGVNLLREGLDLPEVTLVAILDADREGFLRSGRSLIQMIGRAARNTASTVVLYADEETGGIRRAVEETRRRRKIQERYNEEHGIVPETIKKAVVSFLPAELNPSSFIGKKAPPRESLEEMSVAELERIMWEAVERLNFEEAAKVRDLIAQKRGGDWRRVAVDRSDRRKATQPKRHRRAHSSR
- the uvrA gene encoding excinuclease ABC subunit UvrA, which translates into the protein MSQWIEVIGARQHNLKDIDVRIPRDRLVVITGPSGSGKSSLAFDTIYAEGQRRYVESLSAYARQFLGVQDKPDVDDISGLSPAISIEQKGVSHNPRSTVGTVTEIYDYLRLLFGRAGVPYCPKCGRPVRRHTLDQIVDLILDQYEGHRLEILSPLVRGKKGEFKNLFLQLRQKGFLRIRVDGVVYWLEDEIPLDKNQRHSIEVVIDRLQVQKEKRDRLSEGVESALRESEGFILLLIDGEREELLTENYVCPSCSISLPEVEPRLFSFNSPYGACPSCSGLGSYQYFSADLAVDPERSVLEGALLPWKTSHYMLRRLEALARYKGWNLNPPFRELPKEVQDAILNGTPDRLPMTYRERGEEYSYIGRYEGLLPWLERRFNETESDAIRDELATYRAEDVCETCKGLRLRQEALSVRIGDYTIGDWVSMPVQALLGHLERVKFPSSDWLIAEQVVKEVKKRLSFMVDVGVGYLTLSRRADTLSGGESQRIRLATQIGSKLSGVLYVLDEPTIGLHPRDTGRLLNTLRSIRDLGNTVIVVEHDRDVMTAADFLVEMGPGAGEMGGRITAVGTPEEVMESVRSLSGPYLTGESSGVVKPPHGVRKPSGWLKVLDASEHNLKHVDLSIPLGVFACISGVSGSGKSTLMYDVLYRGLRRKLDRNFRERAGAHRDIVGFEGIKKVVLVDQSPIGRTPRSNPATYTGVFTPIREFFAQLPEAKLRGYGPGRFSFNVKGGRCEACRGEGKMRVSMLFMPDVYVTCEVCGGKRYNKETLEVRYKGLSIADVLELTVDEALELFKDIPSIASKMKVIQEAGLGYIRLGQPATTLSGGEAQRVKLSYELSKRFTGSILYLLDEPTTGLHYLDVKKLLILLHKLVDQGNSLLVIEHNLDVLASSDYVIDLGPEGGDEGGYVVAEGTPEEVASGGVGYTAEHLARFFGQLKVAVS
- the rlmB gene encoding 23S rRNA (guanosine(2251)-2'-O)-methyltransferase RlmB: MRKPFEVGDLCFGRHPVLDLLRADPKRCLKLYLSRSAEEPFRRRVIAMAKGGGIPVQYVEMSFLDRLAPLSVHQGVVARVAPVTLLDFWEFVEDIPPSPEPLLVVLLDHVKDPQNLGAIVRTAEACGAAGLLLPKRRAALPTGSVVKASAGAVFRVPIVSIVNVARAIGDLQELGFFSVGLDAAGERSLFAGSLPERLLLVIGEESGLSRLAKEHCDEIRKIPMRGKGESLNVSVAASIGMYEWFRARESTS